One Halobaculum roseum DNA segment encodes these proteins:
- a CDS encoding Ig-like domain-containing protein yields MTGRGDGDGERDRAVTVQIGAVILFGFLIVALSTYQATVVPDQNREVEFLHNQEVQTDMVELSSSITATGRTGDAAPATVKLGTRYPSRAFFVNPPPASGRVQTVDPPDDGTVSLENVDIESSSGGEANDYWDIAANRNKSTRFVVYEPRYNTYRGAPTTRYESGVAFNRFSNGANLTLTDQRVVEDDRVTLVAVSGDLSRSGVSTVSVDPEAVSTVSRRERVSGTLDVTIPTTLNATRWEVLLADEIDDGWVNGTRNAPGGVTIELNDSRTYALGIAAVHVGDGDSPDRSPAYLDVEQRPSEMTAGTTREVVVEVRDGYGNPMSGVEVNGVVDDGPGSLADDEVLTDGDGRAVFEYTARGTEGEETLRFSYNAVDGGGFDASSASDAAFTVEATEGGAGTGDGSASTLYDLQWDEASITAADGVSEDTSTDADILINRSIAGDAIDVTTETTDSATGEPVSGVEVDYASNDSAVGRFTGANGNATTDDDGRADVTVDLPSNGTAKLYAAASGAGDTLTARVVSGDDGGGDGGGDGPSVAFRLDDLSHPQESGVEYVGSYAVSNTNASFQRVEITYQNTDDGSATQTLESTDDRGGLTYTSGYGATDTYTVTVEVIYSGPSGEYVAASRSVTDAADASNPTGNDDLSTATSASLSSSTIEDRSTGGQGPRYRFDYAVSTGDYSQTRLAVVSTGAGGKQTVTRTARSGNNVDLNDPYGYNEPFKLAILVYGPDGAVVDARIASDTADGTDP; encoded by the coding sequence ATGACCGGTCGGGGGGACGGGGACGGAGAACGCGACCGCGCCGTCACGGTGCAGATCGGCGCGGTGATCCTCTTCGGATTCCTGATCGTCGCCCTCTCGACATACCAGGCAACGGTCGTCCCCGACCAGAACCGCGAGGTCGAGTTCCTCCACAACCAGGAGGTCCAGACCGACATGGTCGAGCTGTCCTCCAGCATCACGGCGACCGGCCGGACCGGCGACGCCGCGCCGGCGACCGTGAAGCTCGGGACGCGCTATCCGAGTCGGGCGTTCTTCGTGAACCCGCCGCCGGCGTCGGGGAGAGTACAGACCGTCGATCCCCCCGATGACGGGACCGTCTCGCTGGAGAACGTCGACATTGAGAGTTCCTCCGGTGGCGAGGCGAACGATTACTGGGACATCGCGGCGAACCGAAACAAGTCCACGCGGTTCGTCGTGTACGAGCCGCGGTACAACACCTATCGCGGGGCCCCGACGACGCGCTACGAGTCGGGCGTCGCGTTCAATCGGTTCTCCAACGGGGCGAACCTCACGCTGACGGACCAACGCGTCGTCGAGGACGACCGGGTCACCCTGGTCGCGGTGTCGGGTGACCTCAGCCGAAGCGGCGTCTCGACGGTGTCGGTGGACCCGGAGGCGGTGAGTACGGTGTCTCGGCGCGAGCGGGTCTCCGGCACGCTCGACGTGACCATCCCGACCACGCTGAACGCGACTCGATGGGAGGTGTTGCTGGCCGATGAGATCGACGACGGGTGGGTGAACGGGACGCGGAACGCACCGGGCGGCGTGACCATCGAGTTGAACGATTCGCGGACCTACGCGCTGGGGATCGCGGCCGTTCACGTCGGCGACGGCGACAGTCCCGATCGGTCGCCGGCGTATCTCGACGTGGAGCAGCGGCCCTCGGAGATGACCGCGGGGACGACCCGCGAGGTCGTCGTCGAGGTGCGCGACGGGTACGGGAACCCGATGTCGGGAGTCGAAGTGAACGGAGTGGTCGACGACGGACCGGGGAGCCTCGCGGACGACGAGGTGCTGACCGACGGCGACGGCCGGGCCGTCTTCGAGTACACGGCGCGTGGGACCGAGGGTGAGGAGACACTCCGCTTCAGCTACAACGCCGTCGACGGGGGCGGGTTCGACGCGAGCAGCGCCTCGGACGCCGCGTTCACCGTCGAGGCGACCGAAGGTGGCGCCGGCACCGGCGACGGCTCCGCCTCCACGTTGTACGATCTGCAGTGGGATGAGGCCTCGATCACGGCGGCGGACGGCGTGTCCGAGGACACGAGCACGGACGCCGACATTCTCATCAACAGGTCGATCGCCGGCGACGCGATCGATGTGACGACCGAGACGACCGACAGCGCCACCGGGGAGCCCGTCTCCGGGGTCGAGGTCGACTACGCGTCGAACGACTCCGCCGTTGGGCGGTTCACCGGGGCGAACGGAAACGCCACGACCGATGACGACGGGCGCGCCGACGTGACGGTCGACCTCCCGAGTAACGGGACGGCGAAGCTGTACGCGGCGGCGAGCGGGGCCGGCGATACGCTGACTGCGCGGGTCGTCAGTGGAGACGACGGTGGAGGCGACGGCGGTGGCGACGGGCCGAGCGTCGCGTTCCGCCTGGACGACCTCTCACATCCGCAGGAAAGCGGCGTCGAGTACGTCGGATCGTACGCGGTCTCGAACACGAACGCGTCGTTCCAACGCGTGGAGATCACCTATCAGAACACGGACGACGGAAGCGCAACACAGACGCTTGAAAGCACGGACGATCGGGGTGGACTCACGTACACCAGCGGCTACGGCGCCACGGACACCTACACCGTGACCGTGGAAGTCATCTACTCCGGCCCGAGCGGCGAGTACGTCGCCGCGTCGCGGAGCGTCACGGACGCCGCCGACGCGTCGAACCCGACCGGGAACGACGACCTCTCCACCGCGACGTCCGCGAGCCTGTCGAGTTCGACGATCGAGGACCGCAGCACGGGCGGACAGGGGCCACGGTATCGCTTCGACTACGCCGTCTCGACCGGCGACTACTCACAGACGAGACTCGCCGTCGTCTCCACCGGAGCCGGCGGAAAACAGACCGTGACCCGCACGGCACGCTCCGGCAACAACGTCGATCTGAACGACCCGTACGGCTACAACGAGCCGTTCAAACTCGCGATCCTCGTGTACGGACCCGACGGCGCCGTGGTCGACGCTCGGATCGCCTCCGACACG
- a CDS encoding DUF2150 family protein, with the protein MSESEETFYTADRWQNWLDRVAEEDLDPENEDSARLLLNLQDDTAIAVAKILAAYDDDRLSEEEATDEIADIRDIVLDDVDIADEEKAMLIDGVQTSLVCVFYAAEEYVVGGPADEGTVGEYVEAAAAAEAEEDVDAALGYLVQAGTRIIDGEELPMDLVEDLEYGFVSEWVNGLDSLQSAMADPEVVEEDE; encoded by the coding sequence ATGAGCGAATCCGAGGAGACGTTCTACACCGCCGACCGGTGGCAGAACTGGCTCGACCGCGTGGCGGAGGAGGACCTCGACCCCGAGAACGAGGACTCCGCCCGGTTGCTGCTCAATCTTCAGGACGACACCGCGATCGCGGTCGCGAAGATCCTCGCGGCCTACGACGACGACCGACTGAGCGAGGAGGAGGCGACCGACGAGATCGCCGACATCCGCGACATCGTGCTCGACGACGTGGACATCGCCGACGAGGAGAAGGCGATGCTGATCGACGGCGTCCAGACGAGCCTGGTGTGCGTGTTCTACGCCGCCGAGGAGTACGTCGTCGGCGGCCCCGCCGACGAAGGGACCGTCGGCGAGTACGTCGAGGCCGCCGCGGCCGCGGAGGCCGAGGAGGACGTCGACGCCGCGCTCGGCTACCTCGTGCAGGCCGGCACCCGCATCATCGACGGCGAGGAGCTGCCGATGGACCTCGTCGAGGACCTGGAGTACGGCTTCGTCTCCGAGTGGGTCAACGGGCTCGACTCGCTGCAGTCGGCGATGGCCGACCCCGAGGTCGTCGAGGAGGACGAGTAA
- a CDS encoding TatD family hydrolase yields MSEDLGTPVLDNHLHLDPEHGRGMAAVDDFCRLGGTHLLVVNKPSWHLGPVPSDREDFRPAFEATIEAVHEASDRLPGRAWPVLGVHPGLVSRLVDDEGYEPDAARELMCEGLSVAAEFVADGRALALKSGRPHYDVSEAVWDASNAVMRRAFEHGAELDCAVQLHTEASEDLTEIADRAREAGMDPSRVVKHYASGKLAGPTPSVMSEKDWLRTAAEEGEPFLMETDFVDDPDKPGMVLGPKTVPRRVRWLLDEGYDDAVRTAHVETPRAVYDIDTEATLAEGEST; encoded by the coding sequence ATGAGCGAGGACCTCGGCACGCCCGTGCTCGACAACCACCTCCACCTCGACCCCGAGCACGGCCGCGGCATGGCCGCAGTCGACGACTTCTGCCGGCTGGGCGGCACGCACCTGCTCGTCGTCAACAAGCCCTCCTGGCACCTCGGGCCGGTGCCGTCCGACCGCGAGGACTTCCGCCCGGCGTTCGAGGCGACGATCGAGGCTGTTCACGAGGCGAGCGATCGGCTCCCAGGTCGCGCGTGGCCCGTCCTCGGGGTCCACCCAGGGCTCGTCTCCCGGCTCGTGGACGACGAGGGGTACGAGCCGGACGCCGCGCGAGAACTGATGTGCGAGGGGCTGTCCGTCGCCGCCGAGTTCGTCGCCGACGGCCGCGCGCTGGCGCTGAAGTCGGGGCGCCCGCACTACGACGTGTCCGAGGCGGTCTGGGACGCGTCGAACGCCGTGATGCGCCGGGCGTTCGAGCACGGCGCCGAGCTGGACTGTGCGGTCCAGCTGCACACCGAGGCCAGCGAGGACCTGACCGAGATAGCCGACCGGGCCCGCGAGGCCGGGATGGACCCCTCGCGCGTCGTGAAGCACTACGCGTCCGGAAAGCTGGCCGGACCCACTCCGAGCGTGATGAGCGAGAAGGACTGGCTGCGGACCGCCGCCGAGGAGGGCGAGCCGTTCCTGATGGAGACGGACTTCGTCGACGACCCCGACAAGCCGGGGATGGTGTTGGGGCCGAAGACCGTGCCGCGGCGCGTCCGCTGGCTGCTCGACGAGGGGTACGACGACGCGGTACGGACCGCCCACGTCGAGACGCCGCGGGCGGTGTACGACATCGACACCGAGGCGACGCTAGCGGAGGGAGAATCGACGTAA
- a CDS encoding type IV pilin — translation MTATPQHGPPSRDRAVTPVIATVTMVAITVVLAAVLGAAMLGLPGGLAAGPPSLTVDFTYRSVGTDYEVTASIHGGETVTKENTGNLTLVADSGHERAALKTRYPLTGGDSIVLSDETEGPVPPGTEVRLVWSGPEGRTSVVIARGQTPF, via the coding sequence ATGACAGCGACACCACAGCACGGGCCGCCCTCCCGCGACAGAGCCGTCACGCCGGTCATCGCGACCGTGACGATGGTCGCGATCACGGTCGTGCTCGCGGCCGTGCTCGGTGCCGCGATGCTCGGCCTCCCCGGCGGACTCGCCGCCGGGCCGCCGTCGCTGACGGTCGACTTCACCTACCGATCGGTCGGCACCGACTACGAGGTGACCGCCAGCATCCACGGCGGCGAGACCGTCACGAAGGAGAACACGGGTAACCTGACGCTCGTCGCCGACAGCGGACACGAGCGCGCGGCACTGAAGACGCGCTACCCGCTCACCGGCGGCGACAGCATCGTCCTCTCCGACGAGACGGAGGGGCCGGTTCCGCCGGGAACCGAGGTTCGGCTGGTCTGGTCCGGCCCCGAGGGGCGCACCTCCGTCGTGATCGCCCGCGGGCAGACCCCGTTTTGA